One window of Microcoleus vaginatus PCC 9802 genomic DNA carries:
- a CDS encoding radical SAM protein: protein MENRENRVLYVRLPCNPIFPIGVVYLSDHVHKLFPDVEQRIFDLGAVPPLDFAKALDASIDEFKPTLLVFSWRDIQIYAPVGGRGGNPLQNAFEFYYAKNLLIKFRGALGGLRLAASYYTELWRNLGLIKRGLKRARKYRPEARAVVGGGAVSVFYEQLGRSLPAGTVVSVGEGEALLEKLIKGEDLAEERCYVVGETVPRAKLIHEKPANIEKTACNYNYIETIWPEFSYYLQDMDFYVGVQTKRGCPHNCCYCIYTVIEGKQVRINPADEVVAEIRQLYDRGIRNFWFTDAQFIPARKFIDDAVELLQKIIAAGMDDIHWAAYIRADNLTPELCDLMVKTGMNYFEIGITSGSQELVRKMRMGYNLRVVLENCRDLKAAGYNDVVSVNYSFNVIDETFETIRQTIAYHRELERIFGADKVEPAIFFIGLQPHTILEEYAFKKEILQPGYDPMSLMPWTARKLLWNPEPLGSFFGQICLEAWQRNSNDFGREVMAILEEKLGCADLEEALTAPVELKDKQLAAVN, encoded by the coding sequence ATGGAAAACCGAGAAAACCGAGTCCTGTACGTTCGCCTCCCTTGCAATCCTATTTTCCCGATCGGAGTTGTGTATCTTTCGGATCACGTACACAAGCTGTTTCCCGATGTCGAACAGCGCATTTTCGATTTAGGTGCGGTGCCCCCCCTGGATTTCGCTAAAGCTTTGGATGCCAGCATAGACGAGTTTAAGCCGACTCTGCTGGTTTTCTCTTGGCGGGACATTCAAATTTATGCGCCCGTGGGCGGCAGGGGCGGCAATCCGCTGCAAAATGCCTTCGAGTTTTACTACGCCAAAAATCTGCTGATCAAGTTCCGGGGAGCACTCGGAGGACTGCGTTTAGCAGCGTCTTACTACACCGAACTCTGGCGCAATTTGGGACTGATTAAGCGCGGATTGAAGCGGGCCCGGAAATACCGCCCCGAAGCTCGTGCAGTGGTCGGCGGCGGTGCTGTGAGCGTCTTTTACGAGCAGTTGGGCCGCAGTTTGCCGGCGGGAACTGTGGTTTCGGTGGGGGAAGGCGAAGCTTTGCTGGAGAAGTTGATTAAGGGCGAAGATTTGGCCGAGGAAAGATGTTATGTGGTGGGAGAAACCGTGCCGCGCGCGAAGCTAATTCACGAAAAGCCAGCCAACATCGAGAAAACTGCCTGCAATTATAACTACATCGAAACGATTTGGCCGGAGTTTTCCTATTATCTACAGGATATGGACTTCTACGTCGGAGTCCAAACCAAGCGCGGCTGTCCTCATAATTGCTGTTACTGCATTTATACGGTGATTGAAGGGAAACAAGTGCGGATCAATCCGGCGGATGAGGTGGTGGCCGAGATTCGGCAATTGTACGATCGAGGTATTCGCAATTTCTGGTTTACCGACGCTCAATTTATCCCAGCACGCAAATTCATCGACGATGCAGTTGAATTATTGCAAAAAATCATCGCCGCTGGCATGGACGACATACACTGGGCCGCTTACATCCGTGCGGACAATCTCACACCCGAGTTGTGCGATTTGATGGTAAAAACGGGGATGAATTACTTTGAAATCGGCATCACCAGCGGTTCTCAGGAACTGGTTCGGAAAATGCGGATGGGCTACAACTTGCGAGTAGTTTTGGAAAATTGTCGCGATTTAAAAGCAGCAGGTTACAACGATGTGGTTTCCGTTAATTACTCGTTTAATGTCATTGACGAAACCTTTGAAACTATCCGGCAAACTATTGCTTATCACCGAGAATTAGAGCGTATTTTTGGAGCCGATAAAGTAGAACCAGCGATTTTCTTTATCGGGTTGCAGCCGCACACAATTTTGGAAGAATACGCCTTTAAAAAGGAGATTCTGCAACCTGGTTACGATCCCATGAGTTTGATGCCTTGGACTGCGCGCAAATTGCTTTGGAATCCAGAGCCTTTGGGTTCGTTTTTCGGGCAAATTTGTTTAGAAGCTTGGCAGCGTAATTCCAATGATTTCGGCCGCGAAGTGATGGCTATTTTGGAGGAAAAACTCGGCTGTGCGGATTTGGAAGAGGCATTAACCGCGCCTGTGGAACTCAAAGACAAACAGTTGGCAGCAGTTAATTAA
- the ruvX gene encoding Holliday junction resolvase RuvX, which yields MILGFDPGKDKCGIAVMGRDKKVCYHQVVLSEAAISTIQSLCEQFPIDLVVIGDQTTSKSWKQKLTQSVSPALKIVQVDERYSSLEARERYWQMYPPTGLDRLIPKGMRTPPRPVDDIVAIVLIQRYLNKS from the coding sequence ATGATTTTAGGTTTCGATCCAGGTAAAGACAAGTGTGGCATAGCTGTAATGGGTAGAGATAAGAAGGTCTGCTACCATCAAGTTGTGCTGTCGGAAGCAGCGATATCTACTATTCAATCTTTGTGCGAACAGTTTCCCATTGATTTAGTGGTGATCGGAGATCAAACGACTTCTAAGAGTTGGAAACAAAAACTGACGCAGAGTGTGTCGCCTGCGCTCAAAATTGTTCAGGTGGACGAGAGGTACAGCAGTTTAGAAGCAAGGGAACGCTACTGGCAAATGTACCCTCCGACGGGACTCGACCGCTTGATTCCGAAGGGAATGCGGACGCCGCCGAGACCGGTGGACGATATTGTGGCGATCGTCCTAATTCAGAGGTATTTAAACAAAAGTTAG